acattgcACCTATATCTTTAAATCACTTAATGTAAACTTTTTAGTAAGTGGTAGGAATATGCCCAACTAAGTTAACTGAATTATCAATAACTAGACTaattgtatatatacataaaatatactaTAAGCAGTATGGAGAATAAGTTATCATTGCCAATAGAGGATTATGAATAACCAGATCAAGCTGAATTTACTAAGAGAACGAAGTATAACTATCTAAATGAGTAGGGGAAAAAACAGCTTTTTAGATCTTATTGTAAATAGTTTATACCAGTAATTTTCAAACTTGACCCATgcaccagaatcacctggagggtgTTAAAACACAGACGGCTGAGCCCCACTCCAGAGTTTCTAATTCAGTGTGCCTGGGATAGGCcttaagaatttgcatttctaactagTTCTCAGGCGATACTGATGTTAGCTAGTAGGCTAAGGAcatattttgagaaccactggattatacATATCATATATGTAGAAAACTATATACTGTAATGTTCTTATGTACATGACATAAAATATATAGGAAGAGGGCTGGGTTTAATGAACTCTCAAACATACAGATTAGCAAGCTGatcattttaatgtttctaaaatgatttCCTGAAGTGTAATCATTTCCCCTTATAGTCAATTACATTTCAAAGTCTAAGTCCTACTATagtcattttagaaaatattcacaTAACACTTATATTAACTTACTGTCCAAAATAAAAAGGGACATAAACATTCTAAATGGTTAAGATGTATTCATTAAGAAGGAATCATTACTATACAGCATCCTTGACTTCTTTGGAATGATTAAAGTGCATACTATCAATAGGGTATTAGGAATATTGCATAAATGTTTGCAGTCATCAGTGTCACTAACAACCATGGAAATACTCACATGAGGAAAGCAGCTCATCCCAAAGCTAATTCTATCCTGACCTGTTGCTGATGGTCCTTTCTTCAGGCACCACCACCGTGTTAAGGAGCTGGATGGAACATAGGCAAAATTAACAAAAACCAGAGAAATACTCAATTCAGATCTGAGATCTGGAGAGACTCAGATATaacttcttcatttcttttaacaCTATTTTTCATAGGCAGATTATTGAGGCTCTGATGAGCAAGAAGTGCACTATAATTAATTACTTGGCCCTGTCTAGTTAGAAAAACTGACATTACCAGATTTTATTTAAACTATGTGTTTGTGACTTATTTTCACTCATCTAATTAAGATCACAGAAGATGCTTTGAACACTTCCTGAAATTTAACTACACACACATTTGTATGCATGGAGTCTCATAGGTAGTAAAATTTTCACTAGCATTCAGGTAAGATCTATCATTAGTTGGCTGAGATGAAGACAAATTTAGTTAATTTATATAAAACCTAAATAGTATAATTCTGTTATCTTTTACTTACCCTCCCTCAGAGGAATGATTCTGATAATGTATCTTTTCTGTTACTCTTATGCAAAAAGGAGTTAGAAACTTATGAAGCTGTTTCCTGTGATGATTAAGAAAAAGAGCTATAAAAACCTTCTATTTGGCACAACCCTTTATAGTGCCCTTCtggttgctagatgggatgctgcccaattcatgaattGCTTAATAAAGCCAAGTAgatcttcaaaaagaaaagaaagaaatgaagaaaagagaatgaCTAAGTGGAAAAGTTCAAACTGGGACctattaaaataatgtatgtatTTTTGGCAATAGTgaaaaaagaaactacaaaaaGAGGGGCACTATCATGGTAAAAGGCACTCTCTCATTTAAtttagatataaaatattaattttaaaatgtccaaaagagaaagtagaataaaaatataattttattaataagtgAGGCTAGAATGGCATGAAAATCAATGGGGACTAAAGAAGTAATTACAGCCCTGGGACAATTCACAGATTACATTGTAGGTATTATTTTGACATTTACTACATTATGAACATTATCTCCACAATTTAGCTCTACTGATACAAATAAGCAGAGGAGAAAACCTTTTTATACATGTTATTAGATTTTACTAAACCACTTAGTAGGGTATCTTCTCTGAGTTATTATTCTAATAAAGCTGCTGAACtattcagtctctctctttcattaAGTCCCTCCCTGCATATAACCAAAGTCATTCAGCTATAACATGGTTGTCTTGGTTAGGGATGCAGCCTGTGGTCATGAAGCTAAGTAAAGCTCAcaggtcttaatataattttcaactgattaaaaaaatcaactagGAAACAGATGTTAGAATAGAAAATTTCACCAGAAAGATGAAAAATTCTCAAGTTACTTCTGGTGAATATTTTTAAGTCATATTGAATTTGAGACTTTGACTTATTAATTAAAGCATTTAATTCTGTTCTTTAATTAGTGTTGAGTCTAAACAGATACTACTTTTCCAAAACAAGCATCTAGAATGGCTTAAATAGTCAAAAGGAATTATCTTAATTCTAGAGGGACTCAGCTGTAACTACTTTCTCATTTCCTTGGACACTACTTCCCCTTAGCAGATTAAATGAAGTTCTGATGGGCCAGAAATGCACATATAATGAAACTCCCAACTATAGCATATACAGTATtacaaaaaggaagagaaggaggaggaggagggggggggaggggaggacaagggggaggagggggaggagaggagaaagaggaggaggagaaggaggagaggaaaggaaaaaagaaaggaaggaagggaaaaaaggaaggaaggtccCTCATTAATACTGCATCTATAACAAAGTCCTCTAAAAAAAACCTGTTCTAGGGAGACTGGTGAAAACAGATTTGCATTGGCTAAATAAAAACATGACTCTAACTACAAAGGTAACATGATAAAGCTCAGAAGCAAAATTATGACTTCTAATTATCTTCTCCCATGTTGGTGTGGATATATAATGGAATGACAATAAGGAatacaacacacacaaacactaaCACAGACACAGAGATAAGCTCCAAGCATTAATGTGAGTTGCTAAAGCAAGAACAATTGAATATAACAAAACAAAGGACTAAAATGTGGTTCATAACTTATTTAGGACCTTCTGCCATAAATAACTTGTAACAGTAATCTGGAAACTGTATTATTAGCACAAGTATCAACCACTGACCACTAAGCTAACTCTTCAAtaagaagataaatatttttgtaaccAAATTGTATATTCAGAATGCTGTACCTAACACTGACCTTTAGGAATAAGGAACAtttaataatgttaaaaaaaacacacacaacatcaTTATTGAATAAGAATATGGTAGCATAGCACAGCCCTTGTATAAATAACcacaaattttatgaaaataaaaactgggTTTTCTGCCTCTGTCCAATCAAACCATTCAGGTGTATGTTCTGTTCTGAACTTAGatattataaaacagaaaattggTCCCTGGTGACTTGGCATTGGCAATCAGCATTTTACAATGATAACCCTCTTGCTAAACAACAGAAGTCAGCACACAGCCAGTCTTCTTGCCACCACTTCATCCCTAGAGCAATGTTCCCTCTGCAGTTggagttttacattttaaaactgaagCACTGGATTGTGTGGCTGGTCTTTCTCATAACCTGAACTATATTGAGTAATTTTTCTCGATAGTGATGGGGGGAGAAGAGATATATTGGGGAAAATGCTTTCAGTTCAGAGAATTTATAAAGTAGCTCTGGATATTACAAGGTGgggaaaatgttattaaaattacaaacatttttagtgtctttataaataaaaaagcatagAACACAGAAAgccaattaataataataataacaataataaaatattaaatatatagtgAGCAAAGACTGAATGGCTCATTCTCATGAAACACCATTTGACACAACTGCCTAGATGGGTTTCCTTACTCTAACATTTTGCTGAGTAAAATATCCAGCAAACACACAGTAAGCTGCCTTTAGCCCACTAGGAACATCAAAGAACTGCCTGATGGAATGGCCACAGATAAACAGGTCATTTGTTTCAAAAGATACTTAAATACTCAATAAAGACATAACAAACCCCCCCTCACTGTTATCAGACGCCACGTTGTGGTAGAACATCAGACTAACTCACAAATTTACCACAAAAATGTGTGgcaaaaaagaatagtttatatatatgtatatatataaatttctatATTTATGCCAATGTACTCACTCAGTACAAATAGCAAAATAGTATACCATTTCCTAAATACAAAATATAGCtttccaaaaaaatgaaacacacatTAGATATAAACCATCCAAAACTTGAACGATTGAAAACTGTATTCAAAATTAAATGACCCAGAGTAGGTCTCTTTCTGAAAAGTTCCCTTCATATCGGCAAGAAGCCTGTACTACTGAAAACGTAATTCAATGCCTCTcaatcagagagagaaaggaaggttgGGGGTGATGGGAAGAATATAtgagtaagaaaaaaaacaaattagaagAAGAGCACATTCAAAGAACCAAGGAAGATcacaaaaaaaggggaaaaatctGGCTGTATAAACAAAACCAAGACCACAATCCCACTAAGTTTAACTAAATGTATAGGatagaaaacaataacaacaacaacaaaccaaatAGAAAAATAGCCTTCAACAAACAATCAACAGGCTATTTTTTTGTACacttaaacaaataaatgaaactgaCAAGATACCAAAACATCTTATCTACATATAGAAGCCACACACAATTTGGCCTTAAACTGTATTAACAGCTTTCTACatgccaaaagaaaaataaggcataAGCATGTGTCTACACAACAGGTTGTAATGAGAAGCAAGCATCCCATGGGTGGTAAGAACACCCAAAACTGTATAACTGCTACAACTACAAGTTCTGGAGTGTGTTATTTTGCTCTCTATAGATGAAACACAAGTTAATTCTTCATTTAAGTCAATGGCATGACCCTGTAAAGCCTAAGGCTCGTGGGAACCATCAGATAGTGACCACTTCACACTGTAAAGCACTAAGGTGACAAGTAAATTACACTCACTGCAGCTCATGGAGAAGTTATGCTTCAAGAAATTTtactttgccttttaaaaattaaaatttatactgTTTCCCATTAGAGGGAAAACTTTGAAGACTTCAGAACAGCACCGTTCATGGAGAAAAAtgcattgttttttgtttctcaGGAATCAGCTCTCCTCATTCCTGAAAATCAGCTCTCCTTACACCTCCCACCTGTGCTGCAGGACTTGCTGGGTTACCCCAGATCAAAGTGGCCTTTTCCTTAAGATGCTACAGGGTCACAAAGCTAGGAATATattaccaattttttaaaataaagtgaaaaggaGGGGAATAATATAGATGAATATAAAAAGGGAACAACCAGCCCAAGACTGGGTTAAGAAGAAAACAGATTTAAATTGCTGTGTCAATTTAAACTACTGCAAGAGGATATCAGATATAATTTACCATAATATTATCCCCTTCACTTTTTAAATAGCAAGATAATTATTCTTCTATGTTCTTATGGCTGAACTCCTTATCAGAAATACAGAGAATTAAACAacaacctgaaaaataaaatcagtagcACTCCAGCTGTTCCCAGTTGTGTGTTGTCTGCCTTTGTGATAAAGAAGCCTCTTCTCTGTGTAAAGCTCTTAATACAGCTTACTTGTCAGAGTGCTCTCTCTCCAGTTTTCTATAAAAACTGAAAAAGGATTCCTTCACTTTGGCCAATAGCTGTgctttttatattgaaaaatcaCAGCCTTAGTTATTATTtgaattttcctttttcaaaagctgttatttgactgaaacaatgcaggaaagaaaatgacaaagaaCAAAAGTAAACATGACAATATGGGTTATTTTCTAATAGCAATAATAACTGAGCAGTCCAGCTTTTAAATTTAAACTgtacttttaaagaaatagccCCTAGGAAAATAGCAACAATTAAATCTGTCAGCTTGAAACTCAAGCAGATTCTCAGTCATCAGTGCTATTAGGAATACAAAATCTGAACATGTTAACGATGGTGGCTAGTCACTGCAACAGGCAGCATAGGTGTGCTCATTTGCCGCCAGAGTAAAATCTATCCATTTACTCCATCATagtttttcatatttcattttgtttttaaagtaacagTTCAATAATCCTCATGGAATCACAAGATCTCAGGACATCTTGGAATCAGGATTTTCTTCATGgaatttctaaaaaaagaaaacatttaatataaCTCACTAGTGAGGGAAAGCACTTATAAAGTTCCTGTTACCCTGAATGATCCCAAAGTATATTACAGTACCATAGATGATACTTTATCATATTTATACTTCCACAGAGTTTTCTGACTCAATATTTATTCCTCGAGGAAAGGAGAAATGAGACATTATTATAtctaatatataatacatacatcAGATTTTCTGTCATTCCAAGGCAAAGAAAGTTACAGCCAGAAGAAATtgccagtatttttttaaaatatatttttattgcttccagagaggaagggagagagagatataaacatcaatgatgagagagaatcaccgaccagctgcctcctgcacgcaccccactgaggattgagcccacaacctggatatgtgcccttgactggaatcaaacctgggacccttcagtccgcaggctggtgctctatccactgagccaaactggctagggcggaaTGCCCAGTATTAACAATATGACCATAAGCTATCACATATCGAATAACTTATTCAGAGTAAAATAAAGTACCACCTGGTGAGTACACCACATTTACTTAACCAAATCTGCTgggaataataaaattcattgatgcttttcaataaaaaaagaagccaaaatgCAATACTTACATATCCAGTTAAAAGGAGCCAGTCATGTTGTTCCCTTGGTTTTGCAATGAAACAAGCAAATCAATCTTTTCAATGTTCTGGTTCGTGTTCATAGAGGATGCCAGTGGAGAATTCTCTGGTATTTGCTGAGAAAGAAGTGTTGTCACAGGTGGCTGGCCCTCGTTTTGTGGTTGGCCTGGCTGACTTATGGCCATCAACTGATCTGGCAATGCAGCTGGTCCAGAAGTTAAAAGCTGATTACAGTCTGCAGAGACATTTTAAATAGAGAAGCTATCTGATTAGTTACTTTCTCTTAAGATTCACAAGAAGATATGAATTAGTTGTTGGAGGTAAGTCATTATTGTGTTCACTCAGCATAGAACTAAAAGTGAGGCACCTGACAGCCCCCCCAAAAGTACTGATATTCATCTTTGGTTTCCTCTTAGCAGTATACAAACACAGCTTTGTCCAGCTACCATCTTAAGTCTTATATAATTTCCTTGGTACATAAACATTAAAGATGGGCTTTTACCTCCTTGGAAACTACTTAAATTGGCTGAGATTTtctgtcattcttcattttcctttcaaGTTCATAGGTTAAAGTGGCAAACACATACACTACCacatttaatcctcccaatatCCTTGTCAAGTATGTAATATTACCACCATTTTATTAGATGTGCAAACTGAGGTTCATGCCAGTCAACTTGTCTAAGATCTCACAGTCTATTCCTGGTATAACTGGGACTTGAACTCAGTTCTGACAAACTATAATCTGTGTTCTTAAAACCACTGTGCTTTGCTTCCTTCTAATAATAACACTTTGACCATTTAAACCAATAACATTTAAGAAATGAGAAATTAGAGTTTCTTACTATTTTGAATGCCAAATAAGAACATTCCTGAAGTCTGCTGAGATGAGCCAGGGGAATTTTGTAGTTGGTTCATTGTGCCTCCTGTAGTGTTGTGAAATAAAGTAGCCTGTGGTTGAGGTGAAGATGTGGCTCCTTGAATTCCAGGCATGTTGTTCTGAGGGGAATAAAGAGGAGACTGTTGCATCTCTTGTTGGTTTATACTGGTCTGCAATGCAGACATGGAtgctggagagaggaagagagttacTTGCTGCTCTTGAGAACTGGGtgacccctggaccagctgcaTCTGAGGAGAGCTATGGAACAAGGAAGTCTGTGACGATTCAGACTGGGTAGGACCTGGGTTTTGAAGTGAGGAAACTGTGGGCTGGTTCTGAAATTGCATGGGCTGTTGTTGCTCTTGATTCATTGTGGCCATATTATTTTGTTGGTGAAAAATTGACTGGTTCTGTTGCTCCTGATTAGCCATTGGATTTTGACTTGGGTTGAATATCatgtttggtggtggtggtttttgaGATGCCATTGTAGCCATGGTATTCTGATTGCTGAATAAAATActctgttgttgttgctgctgttgctgctgctgttgctgctgctgttgctgctgctgctgctcctgggatGGGGAATTACTCTGGATGGCAACTATTGAGTGCTGTGCCTGGAAGATTGTCCCTTGTTGGTTTTGAGGCATTGGATTAGGAGGAAGGGAGCCCAGGGATACCTGAGGCTGAAACAGACCTTGCTGGGAGGGTTGTGCCTGTTCTTGAGAAAGCATGGGGGTCTGAATGTGTGACATTGGAGGCTGCTGTTGAAAAGCAGTTTGCTGCTCAGTGTTTGACGTTGACTGAAGTGGAGAAATTGAGTTCTGAGCTGCAAAAAATGAAATCTGTTCTTCCTGGGCTACTGTATTAGCCTGAAGATTATTCATTGGACTTTGGGAAATAAATATGTTGGCTGACTGCTGATCTTGAGGAACATTAGAGCCCTGCAGCACAGCCATGGTACtttgagagtgaaacattggAGGCTGCATCTGTTCAGTGGAGGCTGTAGAAGTCTGACTGTGAACAATAGGACTTGGGCTGTGAAAAAGAGAGCCTTGAGTTTCCTGGGAAAGGTTCTGAGCATCAGCAATAGGATTTTGAGGATGAAAAAGCTGAGCCTGTGAATGAGAAGGCTGCTGCAAAAAATTTCCAGATTGGAGTGACATCATCTCATTACCTTGCTGGAATAAACCATTACCTTGTTGCTGGGCACCACTATTTTGAACACTCATCATACTTTTTGTAGATGAAAAAAGGTTAACTTGAGGTTGACTGTCCCCACTATGTTGCATTTGGACAATGGTCTGAAAGACACTGTTCTGCATCTGTTTTGCTTGTGTGCCTGTTTCCTCTCCATCTCCTGAGCTTGACGTTTGAAACATGGTAGTGCCAGGGGTTGCAACCTGCTGTGTGGTGGTTGTATTAGTTTCATTTCCAGAAACTGCAGGAGGAGAAGAAAACAATTCACATTGCATTTGCATGTCTTCACTGGTAGGTAATGCACCCATCATATGAGGAGTCTGCTGGTAAACTGGAGATTGCTGAAGATTTCCATTTGCTGAAGCAGTTGAAGGAAATAATTCCGACTGAATCTGAGCCTGGCAGATACTCTGTTGCATCTCCATCACCATTGCAGCTGATGATTCCATCACCTGctgttgctgttgctgctgctgttgattaGATAATGTGTTTTCGGTCTGTGAGTGAACACTTTCAGCTCTTCCAGCTATTAAATTATCTGGTCTGGTATGGACTGCTGGCTCTGTCGGGGAAAACATTCCAGGGCTTACACTATTTTGAATTTGACTGACTTGTTGAAAAATGTCTGCACTAAGCTGTTCTTGAACATTCTCATTACCATCTGGAGtagaaaacaaaactgaagatAACTGTTGTTGTGCCTCTAAAACTTGTTGTGCCTCTAAAACCAAGTCAACATTTCCACTGCTGCCACTAGCAGTACTGCCGCTAAAACTTCCAGCTTGCAACTGCTGAATGGTGTTCTGTATCTGACTCACACTACTTGGTGATGGGAACATACTTGATGAAATCTGCTGCTGTAAAGTCTGTGCTTGTTCTTGTAGTGGTGACTGCTGCTGTTGCTGTGATGCCTCAGTCAGGTGTGACAAATTAATCACAGTTCCATCTGACTGTAATACCTCTCTAGATTGAGTTTCTCTTGTCTGAAACTGTGTGGCCTGCTGCAGTAGTGCATCACTGTTAGGCAGCTGACTAGAAGCAGAAACTGTTGGAAAGGTACCAGGCTGTGAAATGTCCTGTGTTTGGATAGTTGTCAGGGTTTCTGGATTGTATGCCTTGGGCTGAATCTGCTGCTGCTTTTCATTTTCAGAGGGTAAGtgagaagatgatgatgatgaaaaagaGCCATTTCCTGTCATATTAGAGATATTTTCTAATGTTTGTTGAGTTGATCCAACTGTCTTTGtagtctgaaaaataaaaattcccagaTAATATTAATAACCATTAAATGAGCTCAGGTGATACTTCAAAAATTAATATTAGCCTAAAAACATATGCATATGCAGGAACAATTTTCCACTCGACATTATTTGGAAAATAGGTATAAGACTATGATTTTTGGTGATATATGTCTGATTGTCTAAggagtatttttaaaatcctatataataaaagcctaatatgctacgtgtctggttgtccattcaaccaatcacaagcataatatgctaatgatatgctaagaccgctcaaccactcgctatgacgtgcactgaccaccagggggcagacagttgaccggtcaaccaggcactatgacatgcactgaccaccagggggcagacagttgatcaGTCAACCAgacactatgacgtgcactgaccaccagggggcagacactctgactggtaggttagcttgctgctgaggtctggccagTCGGGACTaagtgagacgggccagacacaccctggagccctcccatggtccctccctggccccgatcctgcgccagtggggtcccttggcctggcctgcactctctcacaatccgggacccctcaggggatgtcggagagccagtttcggcccaatcccacagggcaggccgagggaccccactggtgcacaaattcgtgcactgggcctctagtatgtattaTAAACAAAGATAGTCaaataaggaagtaaaagaataatcaactgcccagccagtgtggctcagtggctgagcattgacctatgaaccaggaggtcatggtttgattctcggtcagggcacatgcttgggttacggaatcaatccccagtgtggggtgtgcaggaggcagccgatcaatgattctctcttatcattgatgtttctatctctctcttcctcttccttcctctctgaaatcaaatatatatgtaaattaatatataaagtaATCAGCTATTGATATGCTTAGGACAGTTAAAACATTAATTCTATGGTTCATGAATTAATAGCAAGCTAAAAAATATTCccattttgccctaaccagtttggctcagtggatagagcatcagcctgcagactgtagggtcccaggttcgattccagtcaagggcatgtaccttgattgcaggcacatccccagtagggggtgtgcaggaggcagctgatcgatgtttctctctcatcgatgtttctaactctctatccctctcccttcctctctgtaaaaaaatcaataaaatgtatttaaaatatatatattcccattTTGTGGTTTACTGGTAACATTGTAggaggaaaacaaatgaaaaagggaaagggagttACAGGAAgagtgggaaagaaaaggaaataaaaatgtctctaattttaaaaatgctaaccaGTACTTTCATTAACACCCTCCATCTCACAGGTCTAGCTAACACATTAATTCCTTCTTGCTTGTCAAAAATAGATACTGAAAGTCACTTTAAAGGCAGGCTACTTTACTGGAGTATAAAAGCACTTACTCTGAAAAGCAAAATTCATTAAGTGCatctgaagaaaaacaaatgtcgccctgactggtttggcttagtggatagagccaaatgtgaaagaaacagaaaaagtaaaaagcataaacatggagaaaagaaatcaaaccacttatttttatatttgaggtTAAGATGGGGGACACTTGTCAATATGGCTGGCTTACCTTAAAAATAGGAGATCTTTTTTCTGCTGTCACTTCCATTGGAGTAACATCTTCACTCTTAATCATACTGCTTGATATGAGTGGAGTGATCAGAGGATTAGGAAGAATATTTACCTTATCTAAATTACATCCAGTAGTCTTTATagctgcacacacagacacacacacaaaaaaaaaaaagaaagaaaagcttaaAATCACTGAAGTCAT
This is a stretch of genomic DNA from Myotis daubentonii chromosome 15, mMyoDau2.1, whole genome shotgun sequence. It encodes these proteins:
- the NFAT5 gene encoding nuclear factor of activated T-cells 5 isoform X5; protein product: MGGACSSFTTSSSPTIYSTSVTDSKAMQVESCSSALGVSNRGVSEKQLTSNTVQQHPSTPKRHTVLYISPPPEDLLDNSRMSCQDEGCGLESEQSCSMWMEDSPSNFSNMSTSSYNDNTEVPRKSRKRNPKQRPGVKRRDCEESNMDIFDADSAKAPHYVLSQLTTDNKGNSKAGNGTLENQKGTGVKKSPMLSGQYPVKSEGKELKILIQPETQHRARYLTEGSRGSVKDRTQQGFPTVKLEGHNEPVVLQVFVGNDSGRVKPHGFYQACRVTGRNTTPCKEVDIEGTTVIEVGLDPNNNMTLAVDCVGILKLRNADVEARIGIAGSKKKSTRARLVFRVNITRKDGSTLTLQTPSSPILCTQPAGVPEILKKSLHSCSVKGEEEVFLIGKNFLKGTKVIFQENVSDENSWKSEAEIDMELFHQNHLIVKVPPYHDQHITLPVSVGIYVVTNAGRSHDVQPFTYTPDPAAAGALNVNVKKEISSPARPCSFEEAMKAIKTTGCNLDKVNILPNPLITPLISSSMIKSEDVTPMEVTAEKRSPIFKTTKTVGSTQQTLENISNMTGNGSFSSSSSSHLPSENEKQQQIQPKAYNPETLTTIQTQDISQPGTFPTVSASSQLPNSDALLQQATQFQTRETQSREVLQSDGTVINLSHLTEASQQQQQSPLQEQAQTLQQQISSSMFPSPSSVSQIQNTIQQLQAGSFSGSTASGSSGNVDLVLEAQQVLEAQQQLSSVLFSTPDGNENVQEQLSADIFQQVSQIQNSVSPGMFSPTEPAVHTRPDNLIAGRAESVHSQTENTLSNQQQQQQQQQVMESSAAMVMEMQQSICQAQIQSELFPSTASANGNLQQSPVYQQTPHMMGALPTSEDMQMQCELFSSPPAVSGNETNTTTTQQVATPGTTMFQTSSSGDGEETGTQAKQMQNSVFQTIVQMQHSGDSQPQVNLFSSTKSMMSVQNSGAQQQGNGLFQQGNEMMSLQSGNFLQQPSHSQAQLFHPQNPIADAQNLSQETQGSLFHSPSPIVHSQTSTASTEQMQPPMFHSQSTMAVLQGSNVPQDQQSANIFISQSPMNNLQANTVAQEEQISFFAAQNSISPLQSTSNTEQQTAFQQQPPMSHIQTPMLSQEQAQPSQQGLFQPQVSLGSLPPNPMPQNQQGTIFQAQHSIVAIQSNSPSQEQQQQQQQQQQQQQQQQQQQSILFSNQNTMATMASQKPPPPNMIFNPSQNPMANQEQQNQSIFHQQNNMATMNQEQQQPMQFQNQPTVSSLQNPGPTQSESSQTSLFHSSPQMQLVQGSPSSQEQQVTLFLSPASMSALQTSINQQEMQQSPLYSPQNNMPGIQGATSSPQPQATLFHNTTGGTMNQLQNSPGSSQQTSGMFLFGIQNNCNQLLTSGPAALPDQLMAISQPGQPQNEGQPPVTTLLSQQIPENSPLASSMNTNQNIEKIDLLVSLQNQGNNMTGSF
- the NFAT5 gene encoding nuclear factor of activated T-cells 5 isoform X1 encodes the protein MPSDFISLLSADLDLESPKSLYSRDSLKLHPSQNFHRAGLLEESVYDLLPKELQLPPSRETTVASMSQTSGGEAGSPPPAVVAADASSAPSSSSMGGACSSFTTSSSPTIYSTSVTDSKAMQVESCSSALGVSNRGVSEKQLTSNTVQQHPSTPKRHTVLYISPPPEDLLDNSRMSCQDEGCGLESEQSCSMWMEDSPSNFSNMSTSSYNDNTEVPRKSRKRNPKQRPGVKRRDCEESNMDIFDADSAKAPHYVLSQLTTDNKGNSKAGNGTLENQKGTGVKKSPMLSGQYPVKSEGKELKILIQPETQHRARYLTEGSRGSVKDRTQQGFPTVKLEGHNEPVVLQVFVGNDSGRVKPHGFYQACRVTGRNTTPCKEVDIEGTTVIEVGLDPNNNMTLAVDCVGILKLRNADVEARIGIAGSKKKSTRARLVFRVNITRKDGSTLTLQTPSSPILCTQPAGVPEILKKSLHSCSVKGEEEVFLIGKNFLKGTKVIFQENVSDENSWKSEAEIDMELFHQNHLIVKVPPYHDQHITLPVSVGIYVVTNAGRSHDVQPFTYTPDPAAAGALNVNVKKEISSPARPCSFEEAMKAIKTTGCNLDKVNILPNPLITPLISSSMIKSEDVTPMEVTAEKRSPIFKTTKTVGSTQQTLENISNMTGNGSFSSSSSSHLPSENEKQQQIQPKAYNPETLTTIQTQDISQPGTFPTVSASSQLPNSDALLQQATQFQTRETQSREVLQSDGTVINLSHLTEASQQQQQSPLQEQAQTLQQQISSSMFPSPSSVSQIQNTIQQLQAGSFSGSTASGSSGNVDLVLEAQQVLEAQQQLSSVLFSTPDGNENVQEQLSADIFQQVSQIQNSVSPGMFSPTEPAVHTRPDNLIAGRAESVHSQTENTLSNQQQQQQQQQVMESSAAMVMEMQQSICQAQIQSELFPSTASANGNLQQSPVYQQTPHMMGALPTSEDMQMQCELFSSPPAVSGNETNTTTTQQVATPGTTMFQTSSSGDGEETGTQAKQMQNSVFQTIVQMQHSGDSQPQVNLFSSTKSMMSVQNSGAQQQGNGLFQQGNEMMSLQSGNFLQQPSHSQAQLFHPQNPIADAQNLSQETQGSLFHSPSPIVHSQTSTASTEQMQPPMFHSQSTMAVLQGSNVPQDQQSANIFISQSPMNNLQANTVAQEEQISFFAAQNSISPLQSTSNTEQQTAFQQQPPMSHIQTPMLSQEQAQPSQQGLFQPQVSLGSLPPNPMPQNQQGTIFQAQHSIVAIQSNSPSQEQQQQQQQQQQQQQQQQQQQSILFSNQNTMATMASQKPPPPNMIFNPSQNPMANQEQQNQSIFHQQNNMATMNQEQQQPMQFQNQPTVSSLQNPGPTQSESSQTSLFHSSPQMQLVQGSPSSQEQQVTLFLSPASMSALQTSINQQEMQQSPLYSPQNNMPGIQGATSSPQPQATLFHNTTGGTMNQLQNSPGSSQQTSGMFLFGIQNNCNQLLTSGPAALPDQLMAISQPGQPQNEGQPPVTTLLSQQIPENSPLASSMNTNQNIEKIDLLVSLQNQGNNMTGSF